A window of Nocardiopsis sp. Huas11 genomic DNA:
TCACCCGGATTCGCGTCCGCTACCCGAAGGCGCACCGGATCGCCGGGCAGATCTACATGGTCTCCATCGTTCTGGGTTCGATCGCGGCCCTGTTCGCCGCGACCTACTCGGTCAGCGGGTTCTCGGTACAGGTGGCCTTCTACATCCTCACTGCAGCCTGGCTTTACACCCTCTACCAGGCCTACACCACCATCCGCCGCGGTGAAGTCCAACTGCACCGCATCTGGATGATCCGCAACTACGCGCTCACCTTCGCCGCGGTGAGCCTGCGGATCTATCTGATGACCGGCCTGGCGCTCCAGGAGAGGTTCTTCCCATCTCTGACCTTCGACGACATCTACCACGCGAGCGCTTGGGCCTCCTTCTTGGTGAACGTGCTCGTGGCGGAGTACTTCATCGTCCAGCGCACTCTGAAACCTCTGGCCCGGCGCCAGAAGGCCAAGGGACACACCAGCCGAGCGGCCTCCGGAACTGCGGTTCGACCGACCGGGCAAGGCCCCGAGCCGGAACCGGTCGGCGCGTGTTCGACGCCAACAGGGGGTGGGTAGCGGGCCATCACCCTGAACCGGGCCTACGCGGCCCGTCCGGAGCGGTTCTCGCGCCGTCCGCGTCCGCCCCGGATTCCCGAGGTGGTCTGGATCAACGACCCGGCCAAACGCCGCCAGAGCCAACCACAGAACTCATGACCAGGCCGCTGTCTCATTTGCGTTGACATCTACCGCGCTGGTCAAGGAATTCACCTCTCGGGGCCTCCTGCAGGCGATGAGCGTGCATCGGCGTACCGGACGGTCGGACCTGGCCTGCGAACCCCGGTGGTCGGGTCCTGCGCTCCCCGTCGGGTTGGGCATCGGTGTGGAGGGGGTGTCCTCGAGCGGGTCCGAGCGGGTCCTGTCTGCTCCGGTGCCCGCGCTCACGTTCGGTCCGCCCCTGACTCGCTCGGTTTGGTATCGGATTCGAACCTGCGGCCATCGGATGAGAAGTCCGGCGCTTTCGTGCCTGTGCGTCCCACGGGGTGCCGTTTCGTCCCTGTCCATCCGATCACCGCTGTCGATTCGTGTCAAGGGATGCCGCCCGGTGCCGTGCCAGTACGGAACTGCGGAGCATAATCGGAGCACACAGCGGCCTCTGGCGGCGTCCGATGGCACCTCGCGAGGTCCTCGTGGACCAGGGGCCGCCTCCGGTCACATGGTGAAGAGCGACCGCAAGCACTGTTGTTCCTCACCTACCGTCAGGACTAGAACCGGGACCTCGTTGCTGCTGGAGTCCTCGTGCGAACCGGTCCATCCTGGTCGGGAGGATCCTAATCAGGGCCTCGGGTGATCCCACGCTAGAGACGGTCGCGGTCATCAACCGGCCCATGGCCAGCGAGGGATCCGTCCCCGCCGCGCGGATCTCAGCGGACTTCACCTTTTGACTGGCGCCGATTGCCCTCAGTCGGACAAGGTCAGGTAGAACTCGCCGCCGTACGAGTGGATCTGACCGTTCTGCGCAGGCACGGGGACGACCTCGGTGGCCTCGACGGTGGTGCCGCTGGGTACGGTGGCGTTCTCCAGCAGTTCGTTGGCTCCGATGTCCGAGGCGTTGTACGTGTCGTAGCCGTCAGAGTTGTTGACCTCGACCTCGTCATCGTTGGGGATGACCGTCCCGTCGGGGTCGACGTAGGAGTCGAACAGCTGGATGTACTCCTGGTGCTCTGAGCTGTCGTTGGTGTACTCCAGGGTGATGAGAGCGAAGTAGCCCTCGCCATCGAACGCGGTCAGGTACGAGCCGTTGTCGCCGTACTCGGTGTTGGGGATTTCGCTGACGTATCGTACGTCCGTGATGGTGAACGTGTACGAGTCGCCGTAGGTGTCGTTGGCTTCGGTGTGCGTGTCGCCGACGGTCAACTCGGTTGGGGCGGGAGGTTCGGGTTCGGAGTCGTACACATCGCTTTCCTCGTCGAACCAGTGTTCGTCCGACTCGACACTCTCGTCTTCCGTCGGCTCCTGTTGGCCAGGGTCCTCTGCTGCCTGGTTCGCGTTCTCCCTGTCGGATATCTGTGTCCCGGCGATGAACCCGAGCATGAGTCCGAAGAGCAAGGCTAGAACGCCGGTGACGATGGGCGCCATGAACTTGGACATGGTCCAGTCCCTCCTTGTGGGCGCGTTGAACCGGTGGATGCCTCGTGATCTTTCGCTAGGCCAGCTGTTGTTCCGGTCTTTCGAAGCCCGCCCTGCTCATGTACTCACCCTTCCCATCCAGAGTGACCCCCCGATGCGGACACGGAGGGTATCGGTTCAGTCATCACTCCGCCAAGGAATCAGGCCGGTCACGTACATCGCACCGACGGTGTCAGAGATCCCGCGCCATCTGCGGCAGGGGTGAGCCGAGATGGAGGCTGGTGCGAGATGAGATTGATGTTTGTGCCCATGACCACGGTGCCGTTGTCGGTGAATGGCTGTTTCGTGGCGGGGCTGCGGAGGCTGCGGGGACTGCGGGGGCTGTGGTGTGTGTCGGGATCGCCCCCGTCACTCCTCTGATCCGGGCAGCCGTCGTTCTCGATCCTGGGGCACACGTCGAAGGTGGTGTTGGGTCCGGCTGGCATTGTGTCACCGGAGGCGGCACGGTAGGCGGCTGAGCGGACCGCCTGGCTGGTAATGCGGGACGCCGGGAGGGTCCATCGGCATACGAGGGGACGGGGAGGTCGCCGGGGTCTGGTCCTGGTCCCACCTCGGCCCCACCCTGGTCCCACCGGCGTGGCGCGTCCTCTGAGGTGAGGCGAAACACTCCGTTTGACCTGGGGTTTTATGGCGCACCCGGCAGGATTCGAACCTGCGGCCATCGGATTAGAAGGCTTGGTGCCAATTTGTGTCGTTGTATGCCACCCCATCCGATCAGCTGTGCCGTCTGGGGCCGTGTGATGCCGTCTGGTGTCGTGCCAGTACGGAACTGCGGAGCATCAACGGAGCACACACCGGCCCCTGGCGGCGTCCGATGGCACCTCGCGAGGTCCTCTTTCATCGTTTGCTTAGGCAGGCAGAATGTCCGCATGCGGTGGTTATGGGTGGATGGTTCTCCATTGGGACGGCTGAAGATCGCATCAGACAAGCACGCCTGCTGGACCTCGACCTGGAACGTGACGGCCGCCCTCGGGGCGACCGAGGCCAGAAATGGCTCTCCGACCCCCCATTGGGCGACGCCCCGTTTGCTCCGTGACAGCGTGTGCGGGTGCCGGGTATCGTCTTGAGGCCGCCGACCGAACTCCGGTACGTCGACGGCTCGGTCCCGGAAACCTAGAACCGGGATGTGTCTGGTCAGACTAAGTCATCGGTATCGGGATCCTGGCGGATCCGCACGAGCGATTCCCTTCCAAGGGCTGCATTGTGTTCATCCCCAGCGGCCTCGAACAGATCCACCGCCCGCAGCACCGCCCCGACCGCACCAGCCCGTTGGCCCAATTCCACCTGCGCCGCGCCGAGGTTGTTCCACGCTTGCGCCTCGCCGTGGATGTCACCTGTCTGGTTGAATGCCTCGCGTGCGTGGGTCAGGGCGTCGATGGCCTCAGCGGGCTGGCCCGCCTGCGCCAGCGCTGTGCCGAGGTTGGTCCATGCCGCCGCTTCGCCATGGCTGGCCGGTTTGTCGGCCCAGGTCGCGTGCGCGAGTGAGAGCGTCGATGGCCTCGTCGAACCGGCGTACCTGCCTCAGCGTCGTGCCGAGGTAGTTCCACGCCCTCCCTTCCCGCGTGTAGTCGCCGGTGGTGCGGGCTGTTGCCTGGGCGGAGCGCGAGACCTGCTCCAGGTCCTCGAAGCGTCGCCCACGGCTCAGGTACTCGCCCAGATGCAGGGGCAGGGCGATGGCCGCATCGGTGTGTCCGAGGGCGGGGGCTGCCAGGGCCGCGGCCACCAGGGTGGTCCGCTCGGCGTCCAACCACGCCAACGCTGTATCCGGGCCGGAGAAGAGGTCGGGGACCAGCTGCCCGGGCAGGGCCCACAGACGATTCGCAGCGGCACCGGTGGTAGTGGTGTAGTGGTCCAGGAGGCGCCCCAGCGCCTGGTCACGGCCATTGGGCGGGTGGGGGTGGTGGCGGGCGTAGTCGGAGAGCAGGTCATGGGCCCCCCACCGCCCGGGGGCGGGCTGGGTGAGCATTTGCGCGGCCGCCAGCTCCTCCAGCACCTCCTCGACCTCCTCGAAGGGCAGGCCGGTCAACGTCGCGGCCGCGGCGGTGCCCAGGGTGGGTCCCGGTGTGGAAGCCACGAGCAGGAACATCCTGGCCTCGGTCTGGGCTAGGTGGGCTAAGGAGGTGTCGAAGACCGCCCTCAGCACCCGCGCCTGTCCAGCATCGCGGTCGGGGTCCTTAATTTTGTCTACCCGCGAGACGGCCCGCTCCAACCGGTCGGCCAACCGGGCCGGGTCTAGCCTAGGGCTGCGCTTGAGGTAGGCAGCGGCGATCTCCAACGCCAACGGCAACAACCCGCACAAGCCAGCCAACCGGCTCAACCCCGACTTATCTTCGGCGCGAGGGTCCTCGGGGGTATGGGCGATCAGATCCGAGGCCAGCAGCGCGATGGCCGCTTCGAGGTCGAGGATGTCCAGATCCAGGTGGCGCGCTCCGGCCAGGGAGTGCAGGCCGCCGCGGCTGGTCACCACCACCCTGTGGCCACCCGCACCGGGCAGCAAAGGCCGCACCTGGGAGGCGGAACTGGCGTTGTCGGCCACCACCAGCACCGGACGACGCTGTCCGTCGGCCTCTGACAGAGACTGTAGTGCGGAACGGTAGAAGGAGGCCCGCTCCTGCACCCCCGGCGGGATGTCCTTCGGGTTCACCCCCATCTGGCGCAGCAGCACATCCAGGGCCGCTTCTGCGGAGAGGGGTTCGGCGCCAGGGGCGTAGCCGTGCAGGTCCACGAACAACTCGGCGCAGAACCACTGCTTGTGGTGGGCGATCGCGCCAGCTGCCAGGGCCAGGGCGCTCTTACCGACCCCGCCCATGCCCGCCAGCGCGGAGATCATCGCCCCGCCCGCGCACGCGTTCTCGTCCTGTTCTTTCTCGGTATCCGTGGCCCAGTCGGAAGCCTTGGCCTTTGCGAGAGTGGGGTCGAGTTCGGCCAGTAGCTCCCGCAGGTCCTCGGCGCGGCCGGCCAGCGTGGCAGGTGGAGGGGGCAGGGTGTGCAGCGCGGTGGGGATTGGCCGGGGCAGGTGGATGACCTGTTGGTGGCCGATGACATCGCCGCGTGCCTTGATCCACCGCATGTCGATGGATGAGGCCGGGTCCGCGGGGTTGTGCCTGATACGGGTCACTGGGGCGGCTCCGTGGGCGAGTGGACTTGCTGGCCGATCACGTCGCCCCCGGCACGGATACGCCGCAGCCGGGTTCGGCTCCCGCCCTTGGCGGGGGTGGGGCCGACCCTGCCCTTGACCGCACCCTTGGTCCGGACGCGGTCCAATTCGACGACGTCGCCCTGGTCCTCGCCATCGACCTTGCTGCCGGGGGTAGGCCATAGGGCCAGGGCTAGGGTCGCCACGGCCACCGCCAAGGACGCGATACCAGCGACCTGGTTGAGCTCGTCCAACCCCCACCCCATACCGGGCAGCACCCGAGGGGCCAGCCAGAACCCGGCCAGCACCAGCGCGATCGCACCCAGGGCACGCACCCAGGCCTTCTTATGTCCCATGGGGCGATTGTTCCGCGTTGATAGGCCATACGGCCAGGTTTTGCCGAAAACGGTCACTCCAACTGGAGATCCTCCCAGGCTTGCTCGTCTCCACGACACCGGCACCCGGTGCGGAGGCTTTGGTGTGTCGGGATCGCCTCCCGTCACTCGAGACGCGTGGTGATGCCTACCGGTAGGTGGACCAGCGGGTGGTGGTGTCGCCGTGCTGGAGTGTGTCCAAACGGTGGCGCCACTGGGCGCGCAGGCCGGGGTTGGTGTTCAGGACCGGGAGGACACTGGTGACGAGCCTCAGTTCGCGGAGCTGGCGCAGGACGGGGAACCCGGGCCAGGTGAGGACGTCGAAGCCGTACTCGGCCGCGAGCGGGCTGTGGTGGTCTGTGGGGTAGTCCATGCGGACCTTGCCGACCGCGGCAGGGATCAGGTCCCATTCGCGGGGTCCGTAGCTGAGGCTGTCGAAGTCGCAGATCACCGGACCGTGGGGGGCGGGGATGAGGTTGCCCATGAACGGGTCGCCGTGGAGTACCCCGGCTGGGAGCTCGAACTCCAGGTCCTGGACCAGGAGCTCCAGGTGGTCAGTGCGCTCGATGAGGAAGACCCGGTCGGCCCCGGCCAGCCCTTCGGCGTCCGCGATGCGGCTGCGGATGCGTACGAACGGCTTCCACGACGGCAGCGCGAAACCCGGTGCGGGCAGGGCATGGATGTGCTTGAGGATGCGCCCCAGATCGGTACCGGTGGGTTCGGGCCCGGTGGAGGGGACCAGGTGCCAGAAGGTCGCCGTAGCCCCGACTGCCCGCACCGGTTGGGGGATCTCCTCCACCAGCCGCACCGTCGGAGCGTCGTGCTGGGCGAGCCACCGGGCCGCCTGGATGACGACGGGGACGCGCTCGACCACGGTGGCGGACCCGGCGATGCGCACCACCAGCCCCGCAGCCGGTAGTCGGTAGACGGCGTTGTTTGTGAACTTGATCAGCTCGGCGTCGTCAGCCGCCTTGGTGCCCAGCCCGGCCTCCTCGCACAGGGCCGCGAGAACGTCGTGGACACGATCGCGAGTGAGAGCGAAACGGAGGCCGGCGGAGGGGGCGGGAGTGGTGCTCATGATGTGCGAAGGGTAGCAATCTCGGCGGCCAGCTCCGCTGTCTCTCCCCGGGTTCGGTAGGCCAGGGCGGCTTGCTGGAGCGGGGCGAGCCGGTCAATGACGCGCACCGAGCGGACCTGGCGGGCGAGGTCCACGGCCTGGCGGCCGACGTGCACGCCTTGGTCGGGGTCGCCGTTGCGGATGTGGGCGGTGGCCAAGGTGGTCAGCTCGAAGGCCTGACTGCGGCCCATGGCCGGGCTGCGGGCGTCCACGGCCCGGTACAGGTGCTCAGTCGTGGCCGTGTACGCACGAGGTGAGGGTGTGGGTAGGGCGGCGTTGACGACCCCGGACATGGCGTCCAGGTCGGTTTCGTGGAAGAACCGCACCCACGGTGTCGTGTCCGCCTCGGCGCGGGCAAAGGCATCGTGCGCACGGGCGAGGGAGTCCATGGACCGCTTCTGGTCATCGAGGACGGCGTAGGCCCAGGCGGCGTTGGCGCACATGAGCGCGACAGTGCGCTCACATCCGGAGTCCTGGGCGGCGATCTGTCCCAGTTGCAGGAACCGTAGCGCTTGGAGGGTGTGGCCGCGGTGCAGGTGCAGGCGCCCCATCCGATAGAGCACGTTGGCCACCAGCGAGGGCTCCTCGATGTACTGGGCCTGTTCCAGCGCCAGGGACAGGTGCTCGGCCGCGACCTTGTAGTGGCCGACGTCGAAGCTCGCCCACCCGGCGAGGTTGTGCAGATCGGCGACGGCCCGGTAGAGCTGGAGGCCGAGCTGGTTCGCGGGTTTGGCCGCGCGCAGCAGCCGGTGGGCGTAGGCCAGGTGCGCCATGATCGCGTCCAGGCACGCTCCGCCTCCGAGTTGGTAGTCGGCGGCGCGCAGCGCCTTGGTGACCGTCTCGACGTGGTCCACGTCGGTTCCCGTTACCCGCCGGACGGGCAGGGGCGTCTCGGGGATGTTCGGCCCGCGCCACCTGTGGGGATCGATCTCCGCCGCACCCATGGTGACCTGAGCGGCATGCGCCAACAGCTTTGTGCTCTCGACGCTTTCCTGCTGCGTGCGGGTGGTTGTCACCCTGGGCGCCCCGAGCCCGTTGAGGAAGCGGCGCAGCTTCACGACGTCTTTCAAATCGCGCTTGTGCGATTCGAGCTGGGAGACCATCGACTGGGACAGGCCGGTCAACCGGCCGAGGGCTTCCTGGGACAGGTCGGTGCGTGAACGCAGGAGGCGTACGAGCGAGCCCGCGTCGAGGCGCCCAGCGGCCTCCTGCGCCTCAGACGCATCCCAGAATCCCTTGGGTATACAAGAACACCTTTTCTTCGCATTAGCGACAGATGCCCTCTCCCTGCCGCAATTCGCGCATATCGACACCATGGGTCCCTTGAACGGGGAAATGTTCGCACCCATGAAACAGGGCTCCTGGCCCGCCTGGCCAGCCCTGCTCGCAAAAGCATCACCACCGTAATAGCGATCATCACCCCTGTTCATGGGAACCGAAGACGCGTCAACCCAAAACTGAGAACTCGTCAACGACCTGGAACTGACGCACAAGGCACGGTGACCAGGCACGGGAGGACGGTGATGGGGATGAGGGCAGCACTGGTGGAACAGGCGGAGGACACGGAGACCGGCACCGGAAAGCGAGATGTTTCCCCGCTGCCCAAGCGCGCCACCGCACCTTCTGACCGGGTCCCGGTCCTGCTGGAGGTGAACTACGAGGTCACCGGGTCCGCGATGACCGTCCCCGGCGACGCCTCTTACGCCAAGGTCATGCGCCGCCGCTTGCGGACACTCGCATCCCTCCCCGACTGGGAGGTCCGCCCGATCGCGCTGCTCGCCTCGGAGCTGTTCAACAACTGCCTCCGCCACACCCGATCGGGCGATCCGGGCGGCGAGGTCACCATCAGCGTGTTCAAACTGGCGGGCCGTACCCAGGTGCGCATCACCGACGCCGGCCCCCGCGACGGACAGGTCACTGTTCCCCACCTGCGCCCGCTCGACCCCCACAGCGAGAGCGGGCGCGGACTGCACCTGGTCGCGACGGACGCGAGCCGGTGGGGCACCATCCACCACGACGACGGGCGCACCAGCGTCTGGTTCGAGGTGGACCGCATCGAGCGAAACCCCGACCGGCCCGCCGACCACGCCGAGCGGTGATCACGGTGGCCTGGGACATCAGGGACGACCACGACCAGTACCTGGCCGCCCGCCAGCTCCAGATGGCGCACCGGAGCCGCTGGCTCGTGATGTGGGGGCCGGGATCGCGGGCCTTCTTCGCCTTCTACCGAGGCCGTGCTCACATAACCCCGCTCTCCGCGCCCACGGATCAGGAACTGCACCGCCGGATCCTGCACACCGAAAGGATTCTCGCCACGGTGTCGCCCGTCGAGAGCATCGCAGCCAGCACCGATGCCACTGAACTCTCCCAGCTCATGACCACCCGAGCAGGGAGGTAAAGCGCCTCGCGGTCGGGCTCCGTCCAACCGACCACGAGGCATCGCGGTGACACAGCCCTGCAAGGAACGGGCCCCGTCACCGCACTCCACGAAGAAAACGAACGAAGGGAAAACCGCAGATGCAGAGCACGCAGTTCGACGGCGACCTGGTGGTCGCGGTCGAGGACATCCAGGCCGAGCGCAGCCGAGGCGAGCAGCCCTCCGACGGCGGCGGCACCGGCCGCTCCGACACCAACGACGGCATCCGCTAGGAGAACACCCGTGTCCGCTGATCTGATCAGCGGCCGTCTGGGCGGGGACCAGTTCCCCGCCCAGGTGCTCGGCCGCTCCCACCGCCGCTATGCCGCGAACGCCGCCCAAGCCACCGACTTCGCGCACCTGCTCACCTGGCCTGACCTCAACCAGCTCCTTGCCACCCGACGCCTCGATGTGCCCCGGATGCGGCTCTCGGGCGGGCAGACGGTGGACGTGGCCCAGTACACCCGTCTGCAGACCTACCGGCGTATGCCCAACTGGAACGCCCCGATACCGCATCTGTTCCACGAACAGCTCCGACAGGGCGCCACGCTGGTCGTGGACGCGATCGACGAGATGCACCCGCCCATCAACACCATGGCCGCTGCGCTGGAAGCATGGTTGGGCACCCGCGTCCAGGTCAACGCCTACGCCTCCTGGACCGCGAAGGAAGGCTTCGGCGTCCACTGGGACGACCACGACGTCATCGTCCTCCAGGTCTCCGGCCGCAAGCGCTGGCGGATCTACGGCACCACCCGCCAGGCACCCCTGTACTCCGACGTGGAGGTCGACAACGACGCCCCCACCAAGCCCATCGACGAGTTCACGATGGAACCCGGCGACGTGCTCCACGTCCCCCGGGGATGCTGGCACGCCGCATCGGCTTCGGAAGGAGAACCCAGCCTGCACCTAACCTGCGGGCTCAACACCACGACCGGCGCGGACTTCCTCGGCTGGATCAACGGACTGATGCGCGAACACGTCGAGGTTCGCAGCGACGTCCCCCGCAACAGGACCGATCAGGCGGCGTGGACCTATCGCCTGGCGGAGCTGATCACTCAACGGCTCCAGTCACCCGACGTGGTTGAGGAGTACTGGGACCACCTGAACCAGAAGGCGCCGGCAAGGATGGCGTTCAGCCTGCCGGTCGCCGTGACCGGGACGCTGTCGGCGTCCTCCCGGGTACGGCTGGCATCCCACCGGGGCACCGTGAACGAAGAGAACGGACAGGTGGTTCTCTCAGCTCAAGGACGCCGCTGGCGCCTGGCACCTCTGGCAGCCCCGGTACTCCACCGGCTCGCCGACCACGAACCGGTCACCGTCAAGGAACTGCACCGACTCGCCCCCGAGATCTCCGAAGACGCCCTGATGTCCCTACTACGTCGACTGATGGACGACGGCGCCCTGGTCTGGGAGGGCGAAGAGTGACCCTTCTCGGACTGGGCACCTACCGCAGCCGCGACGCCGCAGACTCGGCGCGCATCGCGGCTGCGGCCGATTGCCCGCTCATCGACACCGCCCCCGTCTACGGGCACGGCACCCACCAGAGCGCCATCGCCTCCACCCTGGAAGCCAACCCACAGGTGCGAATCGCCTCGAAGGTCGGCCACATGACCCCCGGCCAGGCCAAGGTCGCCGTGTCCAGCGAGGTCCTGACGGCGGAGGAAGCACGTGGCCTGCACAGCATCGCCGCCAACTACGTCCGCCACCAGATCACGATGAACCGGCTGGAACTGCGACGGCCGCGCCTGGACCTGGTGTACCTGCACAACCCCGACCACCACCACGACGGCGACCGCGCCGAGCTGCACGATCGAATCCGCGGCGGGCTCACCACCTTGGAGGAAGCCCGCACCGACGGCCTGATCACGGGGTACGGGGTCGCCACCTGGTCAGGATTCACGGAGGCCTTCAGTGTGCCCGACCTCCTCCGACTGTCCCGTGAAGCCTCCGGAAGCCCCGAGACCGGCCTGGCCGCCATCCAACTGCCCGTGTCACTGGTCAACATCGCCCCGATCAAGGACGCCTTGAACGGAAACGGACCCCTCACCGAAGCACACGAGGCAGGATTGGAAGTGTGGGCCTCCGCCCCACTCCACGGCGGCAAACTCGTGCACCTGGTGAACGAACGCCTCGCCCACCACATCAGCGACGGGGCCTCACCCGCCGAGGCAGCCCTCATGGTGACCGCCTCAGCACCCGGCCTCACGGGGATGCTGATCAGCGCCTCGAGTACAGGACACTGGTCAAGCGCGGCCTCGGTAGCGGGCCGCCCACCGCTGCCCGAGAACCGACTCAAGGACATCAGTGACCTCCTCCTCTCCCGAGAAAACGCCTGACCTGGAACAGGCGTGGCATCACGCGGTCGCGGCCCTGGACCTGGTCGCACCGCCTGATGCCGCGCTGCACCTCGGTGTGGGCGGCCGGACTCTGAGCGGTCCGGCCGCCACCTCTGAGGACTCTCCTGGCTGGCTTCGCGTCACGTCCGCCCCCAAACCCGGAGGGAAGGTGTGGGAAGGGGCTTCGCTCGCCGCCGAGCTGATCAGCGACGGTGTTCCCCAGCCGCGCCTGCTCAGCGAATACACCTGGGGAGAGGGACCGGTCTTCCAAGCACTGTTGTGGGAGCGGCTGCCGGGGAAGGTAGTGTCGGCGACCCCGGATCTCACCGCCCCTGTGAAGGCCGAAACCCGCTGGTGGAGCGGCCTACGCCAAGCCCTGGACGCTCTCCAAAGGGTTCCCAGGCCCGAGGGACGCCAGGTGTTCACCCAGGCGTTCGTCCACCGCATCCCCAACCACATCCCCGAAATCGCCGAGACCGGTATCGACACGACCGTGCGACGCTGGGTGACCGCTCACGGCGACCTGCACTGGGCCAACCTCACCGACAACCCGCTGAGCATCATCGACTGGGAGGGGTGGGGCGCGGCTCCGGCCGGGTACGACGCCGCCGTCCTGCACGCCTACGCCCTGCCAGCCCCGGAGACTGCGGCGAAGGTCCGCCAGGTCTTCGCCGACGTGCTCGACACCGACGACGGGCACCTGGCACACCTGATCATCTGCGCCGAGATCATCCAAGCGAGCGACCGGGACGAACTCCACGCTCGACTGGCCCCCTACGTGAGGCGGTTCGTTCCCGGACTGCTGGCCTCAACCTCGCAATAGCCGCAGGACACGGGGCTGCACTCGGTGAGCGGGGCCAGCGCGCGAGTCCCACACCCAGAGCAGCGAGACCAAGACCCGAATGGGTTTCACCGCGAGGGCGAGTTCCCTGCGGGCAGCAGCGATCGCGGACCGTAGACCCTGGCCTGCGCTGAGCGCGTCCAGGTGTCAGTGAGGGACTGCTACAGCGCCCGGCTCGCGACCGCCCTCAGACCGGTCTGACTGGCCCCACACCGCCCCGTGGGCGCGGGTGACCCCCTGTGCTGGGCGTCCGTGCCCACGGGGCGCTATGCGCGCGTCGGGCGCGTGAGGGCCATGTGGAGCCGTCGTCTCATGGCTCCTCATTTTCGGGCTCATGACTTTTCTGAGCCATCCGGGTTGAAACTTCTCGCGAGTATGGGGAAACATCAAAACTGCCGTTCGGCCCGGCTGAACACGGCCATTCCCATATGACCGAATTTATTCGCATGCCTGAAATGGGGTTCTTTGTCATGCCTGTGTTTGTCCTGAGAAACACCGGCCCTGACCTGCTCCTGGCGGGTGGTGGCGCCAGCTAACCGGGCTGATTGCTCCGTGTCGGGTGGGGTGAGGAAGCGCAGCTTCGAGGGGCGGCCGACCTTCGAAGCCATTGACACCCGCCTCGTCCAGAACACGGGCTCACGGTTTTATCGA
This region includes:
- a CDS encoding aldo/keto reductase; its protein translation is MTLLGLGTYRSRDAADSARIAAAADCPLIDTAPVYGHGTHQSAIASTLEANPQVRIASKVGHMTPGQAKVAVSSEVLTAEEARGLHSIAANYVRHQITMNRLELRRPRLDLVYLHNPDHHHDGDRAELHDRIRGGLTTLEEARTDGLITGYGVATWSGFTEAFSVPDLLRLSREASGSPETGLAAIQLPVSLVNIAPIKDALNGNGPLTEAHEAGLEVWASAPLHGGKLVHLVNERLAHHISDGASPAEAALMVTASAPGLTGMLISASSTGHWSSAASVAGRPPLPENRLKDISDLLLSRENA
- a CDS encoding phosphotransferase, producing MTSSSPEKTPDLEQAWHHAVAALDLVAPPDAALHLGVGGRTLSGPAATSEDSPGWLRVTSAPKPGGKVWEGASLAAELISDGVPQPRLLSEYTWGEGPVFQALLWERLPGKVVSATPDLTAPVKAETRWWSGLRQALDALQRVPRPEGRQVFTQAFVHRIPNHIPEIAETGIDTTVRRWVTAHGDLHWANLTDNPLSIIDWEGWGAAPAGYDAAVLHAYALPAPETAAKVRQVFADVLDTDDGHLAHLIICAEIIQASDRDELHARLAPYVRRFVPGLLASTSQ
- a CDS encoding ATP-binding protein, producing the protein MRAALVEQAEDTETGTGKRDVSPLPKRATAPSDRVPVLLEVNYEVTGSAMTVPGDASYAKVMRRRLRTLASLPDWEVRPIALLASELFNNCLRHTRSGDPGGEVTISVFKLAGRTQVRITDAGPRDGQVTVPHLRPLDPHSESGRGLHLVATDASRWGTIHHDDGRTSVWFEVDRIERNPDRPADHAER
- a CDS encoding aminoglycoside phosphotransferase family protein, producing MSTTPAPSAGLRFALTRDRVHDVLAALCEEAGLGTKAADDAELIKFTNNAVYRLPAAGLVVRIAGSATVVERVPVVIQAARWLAQHDAPTVRLVEEIPQPVRAVGATATFWHLVPSTGPEPTGTDLGRILKHIHALPAPGFALPSWKPFVRIRSRIADAEGLAGADRVFLIERTDHLELLVQDLEFELPAGVLHGDPFMGNLIPAPHGPVICDFDSLSYGPREWDLIPAAVGKVRMDYPTDHHSPLAAEYGFDVLTWPGFPVLRQLRELRLVTSVLPVLNTNPGLRAQWRHRLDTLQHGDTTTRWSTYR
- a CDS encoding DUF2306 domain-containing protein; translation: MSVTATYYSYVGETLTSMTKSTRRRWWWTLWGLLAASAVGIAVYSAQTYLVGGVERNQIPLNDLFASHYVTIAVHAVPSSLALLIGPFQFLTRIRVRYPKAHRIAGQIYMVSIVLGSIAALFAATYSVSGFSVQVAFYILTAAWLYTLYQAYTTIRRGEVQLHRIWMIRNYALTFAAVSLRIYLMTGLALQERFFPSLTFDDIYHASAWASFLVNVLVAEYFIVQRTLKPLARRQKAKGHTSRAASGTAVRPTGQGPEPEPVGACSTPTGGG
- a CDS encoding helix-turn-helix transcriptional regulator, producing the protein MNRGDDRYYGGDAFASRAGQAGQEPCFMGANISPFKGPMVSICANCGRERASVANAKKRCSCIPKGFWDASEAQEAAGRLDAGSLVRLLRSRTDLSQEALGRLTGLSQSMVSQLESHKRDLKDVVKLRRFLNGLGAPRVTTTRTQQESVESTKLLAHAAQVTMGAAEIDPHRWRGPNIPETPLPVRRVTGTDVDHVETVTKALRAADYQLGGGACLDAIMAHLAYAHRLLRAAKPANQLGLQLYRAVADLHNLAGWASFDVGHYKVAAEHLSLALEQAQYIEEPSLVANVLYRMGRLHLHRGHTLQALRFLQLGQIAAQDSGCERTVALMCANAAWAYAVLDDQKRSMDSLARAHDAFARAEADTTPWVRFFHETDLDAMSGVVNAALPTPSPRAYTATTEHLYRAVDARSPAMGRSQAFELTTLATAHIRNGDPDQGVHVGRQAVDLARQVRSVRVIDRLAPLQQAALAYRTRGETAELAAEIATLRTS
- a CDS encoding cupin domain-containing protein, encoding MSADLISGRLGGDQFPAQVLGRSHRRYAANAAQATDFAHLLTWPDLNQLLATRRLDVPRMRLSGGQTVDVAQYTRLQTYRRMPNWNAPIPHLFHEQLRQGATLVVDAIDEMHPPINTMAAALEAWLGTRVQVNAYASWTAKEGFGVHWDDHDVIVLQVSGRKRWRIYGTTRQAPLYSDVEVDNDAPTKPIDEFTMEPGDVLHVPRGCWHAASASEGEPSLHLTCGLNTTTGADFLGWINGLMREHVEVRSDVPRNRTDQAAWTYRLAELITQRLQSPDVVEEYWDHLNQKAPARMAFSLPVAVTGTLSASSRVRLASHRGTVNEENGQVVLSAQGRRWRLAPLAAPVLHRLADHEPVTVKELHRLAPEISEDALMSLLRRLMDDGALVWEGEE
- a CDS encoding DUF6177 family protein, with product MTSTALVKEFTSRGLLQAMSVHRRTGRSDLACEPRWSGPALPVGLGIGVEGVSSSGSERVLSAPVPALTFGPPLTRSVWYRIRTCGHRMRSPALSCLCVPRGAVSSLSIRSPLSIRVKGCRPVPCQYGTAEHNRSTQRPLAASDGTSRGPRGPGAASGHMVKSDRKHCCSSPTVRTRTGTSLLLESSCEPVHPGREDPNQGLG